AGAATGTTAAACGCGAGGTAATACTGAAAACAAAAGAGTTTTATTGGTCCTACTGGCTTGCCTACAAAAAAATGGGCGTGCTAAACGAACAACGCGGCCTCGCACAGAGGTACAAAGATATCGCGGAGGTACAGTATAGTTCGGGAAAAGTGCAAAAGTTTGACGTCCTGAAGTCGGTAAGCGCATTAGCGCAGGTACAAAGTATGTTTGACCTTGCACAACAGGAGGTTGCGTCATCGCAGTTAGAATTAAACTTACACCTCGCGCGTATGGCAGAAACACCAGTTGGCACACCTGCAACAGAACCGGGGGATACTATTACTACGGATCTTTCTTTGATACTCTATACTGCGTTTAACACGTTCCCGCAGTATAAAGTTAAGACGTACGACCTTCTCCGCGCGTCGTACACGTACGATCTTGCCCGCGCGGAATGGATACCCGACCTTATGCTCGGGGTAAAACAGTCCGCGATGTACGGCACTGCGGCGATGATACAAACCGGGATACCGTTTTTGTGGAATAAACAATCCGCAAGCGTTAAAGCGGCAAAGGAAAATATTGCGGTATCTGCGGTTGAGCTCGCGGGGGAAAGAAATGCGATGGAACGCGAAATTAAAATGTTATGGGCGCGATACACGGCGTTGAAGTTCGTCACTGAAACATACACGAATACTGTTATCCCAAATGACCGCCAGGCGTTATCCCTCACGGAGACGGGATATATTTCCGGGAAAAATATGTATTATGACCTTCTCGATAGCCA
This is a stretch of genomic DNA from Elusimicrobiota bacterium. It encodes these proteins:
- a CDS encoding TolC family protein, whose amino-acid sequence is MNNIIRKYLFSTALLVPVFLTGSTVYASTSTMLTDLIDNAINSNYEVQSTKKRVDARVTEEQGAAVWDIPSINMELSDKDFGVSLSQGVPLTKKYYYRKSIAGIDTAMAKNEFENVKREVILKTKEFYWSYWLAYKKMGVLNEQRGLAQRYKDIAEVQYSSGKVQKFDVLKSVSALAQVQSMFDLAQQEVASSQLELNLHLARMAETPVGTPATEPGDTITTDLSLILYTAFNTFPQYKVKTYDLLRASYTYDLARAEWIPDLMLGVKQSAMYGTAAMIQTGIPFLWNKQSASVKAAKENIAVSAVELAGERNAMEREIKMLWARYTALKFVTETYTNTVIPNDRQALSLTETGYISGKNMYYDLLDSQQRFLDNVVEYYTYLHELQMVFAKIEYYTGTDIQTLQGDEE